A DNA window from Helianthus annuus cultivar XRQ/B chromosome 15, HanXRQr2.0-SUNRISE, whole genome shotgun sequence contains the following coding sequences:
- the LOC110873067 gene encoding uncharacterized protein LOC110873067: MSEEHQEAPVSEEGPVPVLRWDLGLFEQIVRSFRFPPEWDARYPAQGQTAADAPPGYITLFEDFFLQGNFRLPATNFFGSILSYYKFHISQLSPPGMVRVRHFEFLCQSHGIEPTVNKFRVFYQLQRTMGFFSFASRGTAKKILLNPPKSFHDWKPKFFFIREEVLPIAMPFREWTEVIPKEDLPIPKSAQWYQQLTATPNRVFGENVLVAAKMSDQWSPSSRELPVLKIGDQETQLYQAAFPAFGGSMGVRPLRDDEEGWYDQIKGNFMFPPAGAFASPPDATEGVLRDLGVDPEEKKKKPSKKKKKADVEVTSKGPGASRATTAAVKAMGKTGAGGSKGSGSAGSRNPDADATPSQPEDEEEEEEETAPLIGRKRGRSEATTGMASAPVSVVIPVVGKKSKLRSLYQFSPEIKKKTPEKGVKFVEPSTKRPKVATEPSDSAARDAAKTAEAQRKAEEDRRKEESRIAAQKKAEERKRKEEEEKKRKEEEEGKLEEEADRQRKAEEARKERAADQSSVQGQSGVPKPPPAAPIVTSKGLGRYVSSGASSGGAGGYNPNVIGAKDTVGDIYYKTYTEEERGDAPHQAPWSLRQKDTFVEFGPSRDWYLNQFTPGEVNRQKAKPHEMLYRTYILAEANARSANHQIVREWRTMVRERADWEAYRERVLKRVGEFEKAKATFDEEKAKFEADRKAEEWGREGLQKKLHNVEEQLAKEKAEFKRICAQDNERTYALRQKIVGLEATVADLTSKVEEAQGEKTAKQQMEVELTEAKVQLSNKDKDLHAKDVEIAELKRRLNEQIDRCESLEIDLEAEKVKATDAEEARAVSTAALNVAQTNYSEAQGIVDTLVSEAEWMRTRGIVLVANSILNAGELDRAVAALTDVARAVGHRGGYLECADHVERMLGQEFDTSHCSVTEQADAALASAENSYDNLSLPIMDLVVSALKKDDWCQRLKAILDPPITVESSDEEAAGDDGGGDDDGDDGEGNEDDDGEKKEDK; this comes from the exons ATGAGTGAAGAACATCAAGAAGCTCCTGTTAGTGAGGAGGGGCCAGTCCCAGTCCTGAGATGGGACTTAGGTTTATTCGAACAGATCGTTCGAAGTTTTAGGtttccaccggagtgggatgcccggTACCCTGCTCAGGGTCAGACCGCGGCTGATGCCCCACCCGGTTACATTACTTTGTTCGAAGACTTCTTCCTTCAAGGAAACTTCCGGCTGCCGGCGACTAACTTCTTTGGTAGCATATTGTCCTACTACAAGTTTCATATTTCGCAGTTAAGCCCACCTGGGATGGTGAGGGTGAGGCACTTTGAGTTCTTGTGTCAATCTCACGGCATTGAGCCGACGGTGAATAAGTTTCGTGTCTTCTATCAACTGCAAAGAAcaatggggttcttttcttttgCTAGCCGTGGTACGGCTAAGAAGATTTTGTTGAATCCTCCCAAGAGTTTCCACGACTGGAAACCCAAGTTCTTCTTCATCCGGGAGGAAGTCTTGCCAATAGCTATGCCGTTTAGGGAATGGACCGAAGTTATACCAAAGGAGGACCTTCCTATACCGAAGTCTGCTCAGTGGTATCAGCAGCTTACCGCAACCCCTAACCGGGTATTTGGGGAGAATGTTCTGGTTGCTGCcaagatgagtgaccagtggtcacctaGTAGCAGGGAACTCCCGGTCTTGAAGATCGGGGATCAAG AGACGCAACTCTATCAGGCTGCCTTCCCAGCCTTTGGTGGCTCCATGGGCGTTCGCCCTCTGCGCGATGATGAGGAAGGCTGGTATGACCAGATAAAGGGGAACTTCATGTTTCCTCCTGCTGGCGCCTTCGCCTCGCCGCCGGATGCAACTGAAG gtgtgttgcgcgatcTGGGGGTTGAcccagaggagaagaagaagaaaccttcgaagaagaaaaagaaggcgGATGTTGAAGTGACCAGCAAGGGTCCTGGCGCCAGTCGCGCAACTACTGCTGCTGTCAAAG CTATGGGAAAGACTGGCGCTGGTGGGTCAAAGGgctctgggagcgcgggttctcgtaacccgGATGCTGACGCAACTCCATCTCAACCtgaggatgaagaagaagaggaagaagagactGCCCCGTTGATTGGAAGAAAGAGGGGTAGAAGCGAGGCGACAACTGGTATGGCCTCTGCGCCTGTTTCagttgttattcccgttgttgGGAAGAAGAGCAAGTTGCGCTCGTTATACCAGTTTTCTCCTG agatcaagaagaagacccctgaaaagGGGGTTAAGTTTGTTGAACCCAGCACGAAAAGACCTAAGGTTGCCACTGAACCTTCCGATTCTGCTGCGCGTGATGCTGCGAAAACTGCTGAAGCGCAGCGAAAGGCAGAAGAGGATCGGAGGAAAGAAGAGAGTAGGATTGCTGCGCAGAAGAAGGCTGAAGAGCGAAAGCgcaaagaagaggaagagaaaaagaggaaGGAAGAGGAGGAGGGAAAGCTGGAGGAGGAGGCGGATAGGCAGAGGAAGGCGGAAGAGGCGAGGAAAGAAAGAGCTGCCGATCAGTCTTCTGTTCAAGGGCAGTCTGGTGTCCCAAAACCTCCCCCTGCTGCGCCGATTGTTACCTCTAAGGGGTTAGGGCGCTATGTGTCTAGTGGTGCAAGCTCTGGAGGAGCTGGGGGCTATAACCCCAATGTGATAGGTGCGAAGGATACCGTCGGGGACATATATTATAAAACTTATACTGAAGAGGAACGTGGTGATGCTCCTCATCAAGCCCCTTGGAGCTTAAGGCAGAAGGATACGTTTGTTGAATTTGGTCCTTCTCGCGATTGGTACTTGAACCAATTCACTCCTGGCGAAGTTAACCGTCAAAAGGCGAAGCCGCATGAAATGTTGTATCGCACTTACATTCTTGCCGAGGCCAACGCTCGATCTGCTAACCATCAGATAGTTCGTGAATGGCGAACAATGGTCAGAGAGCGCGCCGACTGGGAGGCTTACCGAGAACGTGTGCTAAAACGTGTTGGTGAATTTGAGAAGGCTAAGGCCACATTTGATGAGGAGAaagccaagtttgaggctgatAGGAAAGCTGAAGAGTGGGGTCGCGAGGGCCTGCAAAAGAAACTTCATAATGTGGAagagcaactggccaaggagaaggccgagttcaaGCGTATATGCGCTCAAGACAACGAGCGTACTTATGCTCTACGCCAGAAGATCGTTGGTCTTGAGGCTACAGTTGCGGACTTGACCTCAAAGGTGGAGGAAGCGCAGGGTGAAAAAactgccaagcagcagatggag GTTGAGCTGACTGAAGCCAAGGTGCAATTGTCTAACAAGGACAAGGATCTCCATGCCAAGGACGTTGAGATAGCGGAACTCAAGCGTCGCTTGAATGAGCAAATCGACAGATGCGAGTCTTTGGAGATTGACCTTGAGGCTGAGAAGGTCAAGGCCACCGATgctgaggaggcgcgtgctgtCAGTACTGCGGCGCTTAACGTGGCTCAGACAAATTATTCTGAGGCCCAAGGCATTGTGGACACGCTTGTTTCTGAAGCAGAATGGATGCGCACTCGGGGAATAGTGCTG gttgccaactccatccTGAACGCCGGCGAGCTAGATCGCGCTGTTGCTGCTCTTACGGATGTGGCGCGTGCAGTTGGTCATCGAGGAGGTTACCTGGAGTGTGCTGATCACGTTGAGCGAATGCTGGGACAAGAATTCGATACAAGTCATTGCTCAGTGACGGAACAAGCTGATGCTGCGCTGGCCAGTGCTGAGAACTCATATGACAACCTCTCCTTGCCCATCATGGACTTGGTTGTTAGTGCCTTAAAAAAGGATGATTGGTGTCAGCGCCTCAAGGCGATCCTTGATCCACCGATTACTGTTGAATCATCTGATGAGGAAGCAGCTGGTGATGATGGCGGAGGTGATGACGATGGCGACGATGGTGAAGGGaacgaagatgatgatggtgagaaGAAAGAAGACAAATAG
- the LOC118487475 gene encoding uncharacterized protein LOC118487475: MTNKKGQDPNLYCDFHKDSGHLTDDCYSLRQEIERALKSGKLSHLVKNVRKDTRQLQRHDEGSHKKVRRLETHMVNGPRYTAREKGKRPYEPSWQEQQVIFPVVRGGPRATRPVVITGIIGHYETEYIFIDPGSTADIIYEQCFNQLDEEDKARLEPVDYPLSGFCNEMVFPLGQIRFPTKTGVAIIYAKKEVMSTEEMRPTKAAKVQKNGS, encoded by the exons atgacaaacaagaaaggCCAAGACCCTAACTTATACTGTGATTTTCACAAAGATTCGGGGCATTTGACCGATGACTGCTACAGTTTGCGCCAGGAAATCGAAAGAGCGCTCAAAAGCGGCAAGctaagccatttagtgaagaatgtGCGCAAGGACACCCGTCAACTCCAGCGTCATGATGAAGGCAGCCACAAAAAGGTGAGACGgctagagactcacatggtcaacggaccaagatACACCGCGAGAGAAAAAGGCAAACGGCCCTACGAGCCTTCTTGGCAAGAACAGCAAGTCATATTCCCAGTAGTGCGCGGCGGTCCTCGCGCTACACGACCCGTCGTCATTACTGGCATAATTGGTCACTATGAAACTGAATACATCTTCATCGACCCAGGAAGCACAGCCGACATCATCTACGAACAATGTTTCAACCAACTCGATGAAGAAGACaaagcgagactcgagccagtcgattatcctttgtcCGGCTTTTGCAATGAAATGGTCTTCCCTCTCGGGCAAATCA GGTTTCCTACCAAGACAGGCGTCGCAATCATATACGCCAAGAAAGAAGTGATGTCAACTGAAGAGATGCGCCCGACAAAAGCGGCGAAGGTCCAGAAAAATGGGTCTTAA